From Macaca fascicularis isolate 582-1 chromosome 14, T2T-MFA8v1.1, a single genomic window includes:
- the AASDHPPT gene encoding L-aminoadipate-semialdehyde dehydrogenase-phosphopantetheinyl transferase isoform X1, whose translation MVFPAKRFCLVPSMEGVRWAFSCGTWLPSRAEWLLAVRSIQPEEKERIGQFVFARDAKAAMAGRLMIRKLVAEKLNIPWNHIRLQRTAKGKPVLAKDSSNPYPNFNFNISHQGDYAVLAAEPELQVGIDIMKTSFPGRGSIPEFFHIMKRKFTNKEWETIRSFKDEWTQLDMFYRNWALKESFIKAIGVGLGFELQRLEFDLSPLNLDIGQVYKETRLFLDGEEEKEWAFEESKIDEHHFVAVALRKPDGSRHQDVPSQDDSKPTQRQFTILNFNDLISSAVPMTPEDPSFWDCFCFTEEIPIRNGTKS comes from the exons ATGGTTTTCCCTGCCAAACGGTTCTGCTTGGTGCCATCCATGGAGGGCGTGCGCTGGGCCTTTTCCTGCGGCACTTGGCTGCCTAGTCGAGCCGAATGGCTGCTGGCAGTGCGATCGATTCAGCCCGAGGAGAAGGAGCGCATTGGCCAGTTCGTCTTTGCCCGGGACGCTAAGGCAGCCATG GCTGGTCGTCTGATGATAAGGAAATTGGTTGCAGAGAAATTGAATATCCCTTGGAATCACATTCGTTTGCAAAGAACTGCAAAAGGAAAGCCAGTTCTTGCAAAGGACTCATCGAATCCTTACCCGAATTTCAACTTTAACATCTCTCATCAAGGGGACTATGCGGTGCTTGCTGCTGAGCCTGAGCTGCAAGTTGGGATTGATATAATGAAGACTAGTTTTCCAG GTCGTGGTTCAATTCCAGAATTCTTTCATATTATGAAACGAAAGTTTACCAACAAAGAATGGGAAACAATCAGAAGCTTTAAGGATGAATGGACTCAGCTGGATATGTTTTATAGGAATTGG GCACTTAAAGAAAGCTTCATAAAAGCCATTGGTGTTGGACTAGGATTTGAATTGCAGCGGCTTGAATTTGATCTATCTCCATTAAACTTGGATATAGGCCAAGTTTATAAAGAAACACGTTTGTTCCTggatggagaggaagaaaaagaatgggCATTTGAG GAAAGCAAAATAGATGAGCACCATTTTGTTGCAGTAGCTCTTAGGAAACCCGATGGATCTAGACATCAGGAT GTTCCATCTCAGGATGATTCCAAACCAACCCAGAGGCAATTTACTATTCTCAACTTTAATGATTTAATATCATCTGCTGTTCCCATGACACCCGAAGATCCTTCATTTTGGGACTGTTTTTGCTTCACAGAAGAAATTCCAATACGAAATGGTACAAAGTCATGA
- the AASDHPPT gene encoding L-aminoadipate-semialdehyde dehydrogenase-phosphopantetheinyl transferase isoform X2: MKRKFTNKEWETIRSFKDEWTQLDMFYRNWALKESFIKAIGVGLGFELQRLEFDLSPLNLDIGQVYKETRLFLDGEEEKEWAFEESKIDEHHFVAVALRKPDGSRHQDVPSQDDSKPTQRQFTILNFNDLISSAVPMTPEDPSFWDCFCFTEEIPIRNGTKS, from the exons ATGAAACGAAAGTTTACCAACAAAGAATGGGAAACAATCAGAAGCTTTAAGGATGAATGGACTCAGCTGGATATGTTTTATAGGAATTGG GCACTTAAAGAAAGCTTCATAAAAGCCATTGGTGTTGGACTAGGATTTGAATTGCAGCGGCTTGAATTTGATCTATCTCCATTAAACTTGGATATAGGCCAAGTTTATAAAGAAACACGTTTGTTCCTggatggagaggaagaaaaagaatgggCATTTGAG GAAAGCAAAATAGATGAGCACCATTTTGTTGCAGTAGCTCTTAGGAAACCCGATGGATCTAGACATCAGGAT GTTCCATCTCAGGATGATTCCAAACCAACCCAGAGGCAATTTACTATTCTCAACTTTAATGATTTAATATCATCTGCTGTTCCCATGACACCCGAAGATCCTTCATTTTGGGACTGTTTTTGCTTCACAGAAGAAATTCCAATACGAAATGGTACAAAGTCATGA